AGCTCTTAGCGGTTGCTTTGCCCTTCTTAGCAAGAGTTGCAAGGATAGATGCTGTCAAAGTAGTCTTACCATGGTCGATATGACCTATTGTACCTACGTTAACGTGCGGCTTACTCCTTACAAATTGTTCCTTTGCCATAACTCCCTCCCCCCTTTAATTCTAAAAAACTTTTTTGGAGCCCACGATCAGAGTTGAACTGATGACCTCATCCTTACCAAGGATGCGCTCTACCGACTGAGCTACATGGGCACCGTCTTTAAAGCACATCTTGTATCTGGTAGTGCTCCTAATGAATACAAAAACTCTCCTACCTCGAGTTATTTGTAAAACTCTCTATGTCTCTATCTTAAGCTAACTGTTTATTTATTAAAAACGAGGTGCTTATTATAACAAAAGAGGGGTTTTTGTCAAGGAAAATTTTAAAAATATTTCTCCATGGCATAATCACGCCAATTTTTCTCAAACTCTCCTTCGGAGATGAGGAATTCGTCATCTATGGCATTTGCTATGTGCTGCTTGCCAGCCAGTCTTTTTAACACGCCCTGCAGCCCCTGCATGCCCCAGTTGTTCACTATAAAATCAACAAGTGTATACGAAAGTATATAACACAACGCCTTGTCTGCGGTTATCTCGTCCGTCTTAAAACTTCCATCCAAAAACTTAAAAGAGATCTCCGGGACTTTTTTAATTTCAACCGTGATTTTCCTAACATCAGTTTTTTCTTTTTTAAACTCTTCCCATACCGCTATGCCCTCACTAAGCCATGTGGGACAATTGTTCTTCGTCTTAGCTGAAACTATCGCGTGCGTATATTCATGGTATATATACGTCGCGAATTTTTCTCTATCGAGATAATTCTGCGGAGCCGGCATCTTTATGCTGCCGTCATAAAATGCCTTTACAAAATACGGCGTCTTGAAAGTGTTCACAAAATCCTCTTTCGAATAAAAGAATATCTTAGTTTTAGCTTCGGGAAAATAACCCAGGTCCTTGCCGATATCGACATAGGCTTTTTCAAGCGTCCTTGCCGCCAACTCCTTATCTATAGGCAGGTCTTTCGTATATCTTATTTCAAAGTGCGTGATCTCCGACTCTTTCTCCCTTGCTGCCAGCGCCATCTCTTTTCCGATCTTCCCCATTTTTTCCGATAAGGCAACATTGTTTGGGTTAAGAGACATAGCCATATGCCAGTAATAACGCGCTTTCTTTAATTCCGCGCGTTTATAATACATATCGCCCAGCATCTCAAATGTCCGGGCTTCCTTATATATTGTAGAAGACTCCTTAAAACAAAGGATAGCGATATCTTCCCTTCCGGATCTAAATTCGTCGACTCCGTCATTATATAACATGACTCCCAGATTACGGCTCACTGCGGGCGATTCTGATGCGTATTGTATGGCTTTAGCGTAGTTATTCTTAGCCTCGGCCAATGCCCCTTTTCCCGCTTCATGCAGCGCTTTTTCAGAATAGGCAAATGATAGATTCTGCATAGTGCTGGAATTCGGCGTCACGTTATATGCTTTTTCCAGATACATAATAGCTTCGTCGTGCTTATCTTCTTTGGCAAGGACACCTGAATACATCGAATATGCCCATACGAGGCTGGATTTTATGGCGTCGTTCCCGGGAGAGGATTTATACGCTCTTTCAAAATATGTGATGGCTTGGACATGCCTGCCCTTATCCAGAAGCTCTTCGCCTTTTCTTACATATTCGAAAGAGCCCGTCAGCTTCCGCGGGAAGAGATTAAAAACAAATATCGACAGAATTATTGAAATTATGACAACGAGGAATATCAGTATCGTGAGTTTTGACCCGGATGCCTTCATGAAACGGGCACTTGAACTAAATCTTGGGCTGTGCCGAAATTTTTGACTTCGAGCTTAGGGTCTATCTTCTTCAATAAGCCTTTCAGGACCTGTCCGGGCCCTATCTCGAGAAAAGTATTGATGCCGGAACTTGCGACCAATTTTATCGATTCTTCCCAAAGGGTCTTCGAGTTGACCTGCTTTATCAAATTATCCTTTATCTTAGCAGGATCCGTCTGGGGTTGGGCGTCTACATTACTTACAAAATTTAACTTTGGCGCGGAAAATTGCGCTTTATCTATATAGTCTTTTAATTTGTCACGCGCGCCCGTCATCAAAGACGAGTGAAAAGGGCCGCTCACGTCCAGCATGATTACTCTCTTCGCGCCCTTATCTTTAGCAAGGCTTGCCAGTAGCTCTACATTGTTGGCCTTTCCGGAAATTACTACCTGGCCCGGACAATTAAGATTGGCGATTTCACAGCCTAATCCTTTGCATAATTCTTCGACGGCCTTCACTTCCATGCCGAGCACGCATGCCATCTTGCCCGGATTCTTCTTCGACGCGTCTTCCATGAACTCCCCGCGTTTCCTTACCAGGACGAGCGCGTCTTCAAATGTCATACAGCCTGCCGCAACCAGCGAAGTATATTCTCCGAGGCTTAAGCCAAGACTAAATTTTGGGGTATACTGACTA
This genomic interval from Candidatus Omnitrophota bacterium contains the following:
- a CDS encoding GTP-binding protein; translated protein: MAKEQFVRSKPHVNVGTIGHIDHGKTTLTASILATLAKKGKATAKS
- a CDS encoding peptidase MA family metallohydrolase codes for the protein MKASGSKLTILIFLVVIISIILSIFVFNLFPRKLTGSFEYVRKGEELLDKGRHVQAITYFERAYKSSPGNDAIKSSLVWAYSMYSGVLAKEDKHDEAIMYLEKAYNVTPNSSTMQNLSFAYSEKALHEAGKGALAEAKNNYAKAIQYASESPAVSRNLGVMLYNDGVDEFRSGREDIAILCFKESSTIYKEARTFEMLGDMYYKRAELKKARYYWHMAMSLNPNNVALSEKMGKIGKEMALAAREKESEITHFEIRYTKDLPIDKELAARTLEKAYVDIGKDLGYFPEAKTKIFFYSKEDFVNTFKTPYFVKAFYDGSIKMPAPQNYLDREKFATYIYHEYTHAIVSAKTKNNCPTWLSEGIAVWEEFKKEKTDVRKITVEIKKVPEISFKFLDGSFKTDEITADKALCYILSYTLVDFIVNNWGMQGLQGVLKRLAGKQHIANAIDDEFLISEGEFEKNWRDYAMEKYF
- the fabD gene encoding ACP S-malonyltransferase, producing MVEVAYIFPGQGAQSVGMGKDLYDNFPAAKEVFEKANSILKVDIKKLCFEGPQEELSTTSNSQPAILTTSIAALRAYESSSFFSQYTPKFSLGLSLGEYTSLVAAGCMTFEDALVLVRKRGEFMEDASKKNPGKMACVLGMEVKAVEELCKGLGCEIANLNCPGQVVISGKANNVELLASLAKDKGAKRVIMLDVSGPFHSSLMTGARDKLKDYIDKAQFSAPKLNFVSNVDAQPQTDPAKIKDNLIKQVNSKTLWEESIKLVASSGINTFLEIGPGQVLKGLLKKIDPKLEVKNFGTAQDLVQVPVS